A region of the Nocardia asteroides genome:
GGGCGGCCTGTCCGGCGAGCAGTTCGTTCGCCGCCACCTCGACCGGACGTGGCTCGCGCACCAGAGCGCCCCGCCTGCGGGCACGCCACCACACCACCAGCGCGGCGGCGATCAGGAACTGCAAGCCGCCATAGAAGACCGGTGCGGGCAGCCGATCCCAGAGCGGGTCTTCGCCCGCTCCGAAACCGGGGCCGTCGTAGGAGTCGTCCGGCGGAGGGGCGTCGGGCAGATCCGGCGGCGGTTGCGGTTGCGGTGCGGTCGGCGCGCCGCACGATTGCAGTGCGCCGTAGGCCAGCACCAGCAACGCGGCCGTCGCCGCGAGTACGCCCCAGAACCGTGGGTCGCGCAGCAGATTCGGCAGCGGTGGTAGTTTGCGCCTGGTGCGCGGCGCCTTCTCCACCGCTTCGACCTCGGTCGGTTCCGGTGCGGGCGGCGGCGCGGAGGCGGAGAACCGGTCGGCGTATTCCAGCCTGCGGTATTCGTCCTCGGTGGCGCGCCGTCCGCCGTACACGACCTCGTCGAAAGTGTGCGCGGCGGGCTGGATCTCGGTGGCGACCTCGAGCGGCAGCACGGTCGTCACGTCGTCGGCGGTCTCCCGCGCGGTGCGCGAGCGCCGGATCTCGAGCACGCCGCCCTGTTCCAGGCCGCGCAGCACGGCACGGAAGCGTTCTCGCAGGGCACGGTCGAAATCCCGGTGCCGGGCGGCCGTTTCCGCCGCGGCGCGATGGTCGGCGGCGGCGCCGAGCCACGGTGTGCCGGGAGCCGGATCGCCTGCCGTGTGAGGACCTTCGGTCAGAGCGATCTCTACCGGGTCCGGCGCCGGTGGGATCCGCGGATCGCTCATCGCGTCTCCTGCCGGGGGATGCGAATGTCCATTCCCTCCCTGCGGCAACGACGGTCGACGTAGCAGACCACCCGTGCGGAAGCCTCGACCACTTCGCCGAATGCCGTCAGCAGCAGCACCGCCGACGTGGCCAGCACGATGACCGGCCACCGGTGGGTGCCGGAGAAGTCCGAGACGAACAGCGGGATGGCCAGCAACGGGATCGCGAGCAGCCCGAACAGTGCGCGCTGGGCGATCCACAACCCGGTTATCGACCACTCCGCGCCCTCGGCGAGCAGTTTCGCGCGCGCTACGCCGTGGCGGTGCGAGGTGTGCT
Encoded here:
- a CDS encoding DUF4129 domain-containing protein, with the translated sequence MSDPRIPPAPDPVEIALTEGPHTAGDPAPGTPWLGAAADHRAAAETAARHRDFDRALRERFRAVLRGLEQGGVLEIRRSRTARETADDVTTVLPLEVATEIQPAAHTFDEVVYGGRRATEDEYRRLEYADRFSASAPPPAPEPTEVEAVEKAPRTRRKLPPLPNLLRDPRFWGVLAATAALLVLAYGALQSCGAPTAPQPQPPPDLPDAPPPDDSYDGPGFGAGEDPLWDRLPAPVFYGGLQFLIAAALVVWWRARRRGALVREPRPVEVAANELLAGQAALYRRSKDHDHVAGKLRAATLRRVRSPLGITADTPPDRIVAVVAARIGADPARIGAALFGPVPDPGTLQVVAAQLEWIESEVG